A segment of the Capnocytophaga sp. ARDL2 genome:
TCGTGCTGTTCCTATTGTCGAAGCAATGGTTGCGTTGGTATTGGTAGATGCAATGTGGGAATTTAATAAAAGATAATCATGTTGGAAATAAACGAATTGAGAGATTTTTTGGACGAAAAAGTAGATTATTACAATTGTCCAAAATTTATTGAAACCGACCCTATACAGATTCCTCATAGTTTTCAGTTGAAAGAAGATATTGAAATATCTGGATTTTTGACCGCACAATTGGCATGGGGCAATCGGAAAATGATTATTTCCAATGCGAAGAAATTGATGAGTATTATGGGAAATAGTCCATATGATTTTATTATGGAATATAATGATAACCAAGAAGATAAAATTGATTTTGTACATCGGACGTTTAGCAGTGTAGATTTGGATTACTTTTTTCGTTCGCTTAAAAACATTTATCAAAAATATAATGGATTGGAAGCAGTTTTTTCACTAAATAATTCAAAGGAATTGCAAAGTAGAATATCTGAATTTAAACAATTGTTTTTTGAATTGGAACACCAGCAACGCACTGAAAAACACTTGTCTGATCCTGCAAAAGGTTCGGCAGCCAAGAGGATTAATATGTTTTTGAGATGGATGTGTAGAAAAGATGATAGAGGAGTCGATTTTGGAATATGGAATAGTATTTCGCCTTCAGAATTGTCGTGCCCTTTAGATGTACATTCGGGAACGATTGCAAGAAAATTAGGATTGATACAACGCAAACAAAATGATCAAAAAGCGTTGAAAGAATTGGATGATAATTTGAGAATATTAGATGCCAATGACCCAGTGAAATATGATTTTGCTCTTTTTGGATTGGGGGCAATTGAAAAATTTTAAATAAAATGTCCGAAGAGATCGATATCTTTTCGGACATTTTATATTTTACAACTTGAAATACAGTTTTTTATAT
Coding sequences within it:
- a CDS encoding TIGR02757 family protein, producing the protein MLEINELRDFLDEKVDYYNCPKFIETDPIQIPHSFQLKEDIEISGFLTAQLAWGNRKMIISNAKKLMSIMGNSPYDFIMEYNDNQEDKIDFVHRTFSSVDLDYFFRSLKNIYQKYNGLEAVFSLNNSKELQSRISEFKQLFFELEHQQRTEKHLSDPAKGSAAKRINMFLRWMCRKDDRGVDFGIWNSISPSELSCPLDVHSGTIARKLGLIQRKQNDQKALKELDDNLRILDANDPVKYDFALFGLGAIEKF